From one Lolium rigidum isolate FL_2022 chromosome 4, APGP_CSIRO_Lrig_0.1, whole genome shotgun sequence genomic stretch:
- the LOC124705834 gene encoding protein FAR1-RELATED SEQUENCE 5-like isoform X1, with protein MAPCSSEDPYPTEISFHCPNKPSYLDTVEEVDEVDSSADSAGQIGRGTAFNSSISEARTLSIVNVERDPSGSVRRHRRGAMLDERAASAERVTALESAFRGFAERKSDEVLYPVIGLTFDSIGESYDYYNLFSWECGFGIRYGKSRLNVKGSKCMQELLCNCSGKPTKENSSSSRTECAAMIRLLRTDDNAWYICEFRATHNHLMLKTCAQKLHFPSHRHIDKYTRELVLQLRENNVNLSKVYSIIGTFFGRIENVPFTKRCLRTLCGKISRDQADEDVRKTMDLFSDLKDKDPEFDYSVRVDGDSRIRTLMWTNGSSKLQYHHFGDVITFDTTYHTNLYDMPFGLFVGVNNHFQTVIFAGVLMRDEKVESFNWVFREFVKMMGGKVPVTVLTDQARAMEVAIGQVWPDITHRWCKWHVMKKAKESLGVHYHKRSEFRIEFHKLVQDMLTVKEFEDAWQALVKKHGLETNTFLIQIYEVRHKWAKPFFAGKFCAKQTSTQRSESANHMLKNYIPPGCPMNLFVRQYSKLLFDRDQEEGFQEKRTILGGSILKVNIPIEKHASKIYTRTMFEMFGSFLFAAGSYNVEELIPRRKYVATHINAAKRERYLKSVFEIELSPEGDFFSCECGLFEHMGMVCCHIIKVMSELRLSEIPKRHIMKRWTVEARDILPDHLRHYQKDVGLHETHTFRHSKMYIAALELVKMGDMNVSAYDAVMTCLIEGKHKVTPLCGNTDGMSIVEKEASIARSNCQSQQRADSNVHSIAKSNGVSRGRDVSDAQAEAEFRSANISRDKAKQAMSEGSCVNGGEQSSESLNDVYSPDRSHYELSAPPGKKRRGHPTTARDKPPYEQKDKRSRFCKICRGKGHKCTTCPMRGDLPVKPRQVARCSNCGLPGHRKTSCVKPMFFPG; from the exons ATGGCGCCCTGTTCGTCAGAGGATCCATATCCTACAGAGATTTCATTCCATTGCCCAAACAAGCCAAGTTACCTTGATAcggtggaggaggtggatgaggttGATTCTTCAGCCGACAGCGCTGGCCAAATCGGAAGAGGGACTGCTTTCAATAGCTCGATCTCTGAAGCCAGGACTCTGAGCATCGTAAATGTTGAGCGCGACCCTAGTGGATCAGTAAGAAG GCACCGCCGTGGGGCTATGCTAGACGAGAGAGCTGCAAGTGCTGAAAGAGTTACAGCACTTGAAAGTGCTTTTAGAGGATTTGCTGAGAGGAAAAGCGACGAAGTGCTGTACCCAGTGATTGGGTTAACTTTTGATTCAATTGGTGAATCATACGACTATTACAACTTGTTTTCATGGGAGTGTGGTTTTGGTATCCGTTATGGCAAAAGTCGGCTTAATGTCAAGGGATCTAAGTGCATGCAAGAGTTGCTGTGCAATTGTTCA GGCAAACCGACGAAGGAGAACAGTAGTTCATCGCGGACAGAGTGTGCGGCAATGATAAGGTTGCTTCGAACCGACGACAACGCTTGGTACATATGTGAGTTCAGGGCAACACACAACCACCTGATGCTAAAAACATGTGCACAGAAGTTGCATTTTCCATCTCACAGGCACATAGACAAGTACACTCGTGAGCTTGTATTGCAGTTGAGAGAAAACAATGTCAATCTCAGCAAAGTTTACAGCATAATAGGGACATTTTTTGGTAGAATCGAGAACGTACCGTTTACAAAAAGGTGTCTTCGAACACTTTGTGGTAAAATAAGCCGCGACCAGGCAGATGAGGATGTCAGGAAAACAATGGATCTTTTCTCTGATCTCAAAGATAAGGATCCTGAGTTTGACTATTCGGTTAGAGTAGACGGAGATAGCAGAATCAGGACATTGATGTGGACCAACGGTAGTAGTAAGCTCCAGTACCACCATTTTGGCGATGTTATAACTTTTGACACCACATATCACACGAATTTGTATGACATGCCATTTGGGTTGTTTGTCGGGGTAAACAATCATTTCCAAACTGTCATTTTTGCTGGTGTTCTAATGAGGGATGAGAAGGTTGAAAGCTTCAACTGGGTGTTCAGAGAATTCGTGAAGATGATGGGTGGGAAGGTCCCAGTAACTGTTCTAACTG aCCAAGCTAGGGCAATGGAGGTTGCAATTGGTCAGGTGTGGCCAGACATAACGCACAGGTGGTGCAAATGGCATGTCATGAAGAAAGCGAAGGAGAGTTTAGGGGTTCACTATCACAAAAGGAGTGAGTTCAGGATAGAATTTCACAAGCTTGTTCAGGACATGTTGACTGTCAAGGAGTTTGAAGACGCATGGCAGGCTCTTGTTAAGAAGCACGGGCTTGAAACAAATACATTCCTCATACAGATATACGAGGTTAGGCATAAATGGGCAAAGCCTTTTTTCGCTGGAAAGTTTTGTGCAAAGCAGACCAGCACCCAAAGAAGCGAGAGTGCAAACCATATGTTGAAGAACTACATTCCACCTGGCTGCCCTATGAACCTATTCGTAAGGCAGTACAGCAAGCTTCTTTTTGATCGAGACCAGGAGGAGGGGTTCCAGGAAAAGAGAACTATATTG GGTGGATCCATTCTTAAAGTAAACATACCGATCGAGAAGCATGCAAGCAAGATTTACACAAGAACAATGTTTGAGATGTTTGGATCTTTCCTGTTTGCTGCCGGATCGTATAATGTGGAGGAACTAATTCCCAGACGAAAATATGTCGCCACACATATCAATGCGGCGAAAAGAGAGAGATACCTGAAGTCAGTTTTTGAAATTGAGCTGTCGCCCGAAGGGGATTTCTTCAGCTGTGAGTGTGGGTTATTTGAACACATGGGGATGGTCTGCTGTCACATTATaaag GTAATGTCTGAGCTAAGGCTAAGCGAGATACCTAAGAGGCACATAATGAAGAGGTGGACTGTGGAAGCTAGAGATATTCTACCTGATCATTTGCGGCACTACCAGAAGGACGTCGGCCTTCACGAAACACATACATTCAGGCATTCTAAAATGTACATTGCAGCTCTGGAGTTAGTCAAGATGGGTGATATGAACGTTTCTGCCTACGATGCTGTGATGACATGTTTGATTGAGGGGAAGCATAAGGTTACCCCACTATGCGGTAACACTGATGGTATGAGTATTGTTGAGAAAGAAGCTAGCATAGCTAGGTCTAATTGCCAGAGCCAACAGAGGGCTGATTCAAATGTACACAGCATTGCAAAATCAAATGGAGTTAGTAGAGGCCGCGATGTCTCGGATGCACAGGCAGAAGCTGAGTTTCGCTCAGCAAATATATCGAGAGACAAGGCCAAACAGGCCATGTCTGAAGGGTCCTGTGTAAATGGAGGCGAACAAAGCTCAGAGTCCTTGAATGACGTTTACTCTCCTGATAGGAGCCACTACGAATTGTCTGCACCTCCTGGTAAAAAACGCCGTGGTCACCCAACTACTGCACGAGACAAACCTCCTTATGAGCAGAAGGATAAGAGATCCAGATTTTGTAAGATATGCAGGGGTAAGGGTCACAAATGCACAACCTGTCCAATGAGAGGTGATTTACCGGTGAAGCCAAGACAGGTTGCAAGGTGCAGCAACTGTGGGCTGCCTGGACATAGGAAAACTAGCTGTGTTAAGCCAATGTTTTTCCCAGGTTAG
- the LOC124705834 gene encoding protein FAR1-RELATED SEQUENCE 5-like isoform X2, with protein sequence MAPCSSEDPYPTEISFHCPNKPSYLDTVEEVDEVDSSADSAGQIGRGTAFNSSISEARTLSIVNVERDPSGSVRRHRRGAMLDERAASAERVTALESAFRGFAERKSDEVLYPVIGLTFDSIGESYDYYNLFSWECGFGIRYGKSRLNVKGSKCMQELLCNCSGKPTKENSSSSRTECAAMIRLLRTDDNAWYICEFRATHNHLMLKTCAQKLHFPSHRHIDKYTRELVLQLRENNVNLSKVYSIIGTFFGRIENVPFTKRCLRTLCGKISRDQADEDVRKTMDLFSDLKDKDPEFDYSVRVDGDSRIRTLMWTNGSSKLQYHHFGDVITFDTTYHTNLYDMPFGLFVGVNNHFQTVIFAGVLMRDEKVESFNWVFREFVKMMGGKVPVTVLTDQARAMEVAIGQVWPDITHRWCKWHVMKKAKESLGVHYHKRSEFRIEFHKLVQDMLTVKEFEDAWQALVKKHGLETNTFLIQIYEVRHKWAKPFFAGKFCAKQTSTQRSESANHMLKNYIPPGCPMNLFVRQYSKLLFDRDQEEGFQEKRTILGGSILKVNIPIEKHASKIYTRTMFEMFGSFLFAAGSYNVEELIPRRKYVATHINAAKRERYLKSVFEIELSPEGDFFSCECGLFEHMGMVCCHIIKVMSELRLSEIPKRHIMKRWTVEARDILPDHLRHYQKDVGLHETHTFRHSKMYIAALELVKMGDMNVSAYDAVMTCLIEGKHKVTPLCGNTDGMSIVEKEASIARSNCQSQQRADSNVHSIAKSNGVSRGRDVSDAQAEAEFRSANISRDKAKQAMSEGSCVNGGEQSSESLKW encoded by the exons ATGGCGCCCTGTTCGTCAGAGGATCCATATCCTACAGAGATTTCATTCCATTGCCCAAACAAGCCAAGTTACCTTGATAcggtggaggaggtggatgaggttGATTCTTCAGCCGACAGCGCTGGCCAAATCGGAAGAGGGACTGCTTTCAATAGCTCGATCTCTGAAGCCAGGACTCTGAGCATCGTAAATGTTGAGCGCGACCCTAGTGGATCAGTAAGAAG GCACCGCCGTGGGGCTATGCTAGACGAGAGAGCTGCAAGTGCTGAAAGAGTTACAGCACTTGAAAGTGCTTTTAGAGGATTTGCTGAGAGGAAAAGCGACGAAGTGCTGTACCCAGTGATTGGGTTAACTTTTGATTCAATTGGTGAATCATACGACTATTACAACTTGTTTTCATGGGAGTGTGGTTTTGGTATCCGTTATGGCAAAAGTCGGCTTAATGTCAAGGGATCTAAGTGCATGCAAGAGTTGCTGTGCAATTGTTCA GGCAAACCGACGAAGGAGAACAGTAGTTCATCGCGGACAGAGTGTGCGGCAATGATAAGGTTGCTTCGAACCGACGACAACGCTTGGTACATATGTGAGTTCAGGGCAACACACAACCACCTGATGCTAAAAACATGTGCACAGAAGTTGCATTTTCCATCTCACAGGCACATAGACAAGTACACTCGTGAGCTTGTATTGCAGTTGAGAGAAAACAATGTCAATCTCAGCAAAGTTTACAGCATAATAGGGACATTTTTTGGTAGAATCGAGAACGTACCGTTTACAAAAAGGTGTCTTCGAACACTTTGTGGTAAAATAAGCCGCGACCAGGCAGATGAGGATGTCAGGAAAACAATGGATCTTTTCTCTGATCTCAAAGATAAGGATCCTGAGTTTGACTATTCGGTTAGAGTAGACGGAGATAGCAGAATCAGGACATTGATGTGGACCAACGGTAGTAGTAAGCTCCAGTACCACCATTTTGGCGATGTTATAACTTTTGACACCACATATCACACGAATTTGTATGACATGCCATTTGGGTTGTTTGTCGGGGTAAACAATCATTTCCAAACTGTCATTTTTGCTGGTGTTCTAATGAGGGATGAGAAGGTTGAAAGCTTCAACTGGGTGTTCAGAGAATTCGTGAAGATGATGGGTGGGAAGGTCCCAGTAACTGTTCTAACTG aCCAAGCTAGGGCAATGGAGGTTGCAATTGGTCAGGTGTGGCCAGACATAACGCACAGGTGGTGCAAATGGCATGTCATGAAGAAAGCGAAGGAGAGTTTAGGGGTTCACTATCACAAAAGGAGTGAGTTCAGGATAGAATTTCACAAGCTTGTTCAGGACATGTTGACTGTCAAGGAGTTTGAAGACGCATGGCAGGCTCTTGTTAAGAAGCACGGGCTTGAAACAAATACATTCCTCATACAGATATACGAGGTTAGGCATAAATGGGCAAAGCCTTTTTTCGCTGGAAAGTTTTGTGCAAAGCAGACCAGCACCCAAAGAAGCGAGAGTGCAAACCATATGTTGAAGAACTACATTCCACCTGGCTGCCCTATGAACCTATTCGTAAGGCAGTACAGCAAGCTTCTTTTTGATCGAGACCAGGAGGAGGGGTTCCAGGAAAAGAGAACTATATTG GGTGGATCCATTCTTAAAGTAAACATACCGATCGAGAAGCATGCAAGCAAGATTTACACAAGAACAATGTTTGAGATGTTTGGATCTTTCCTGTTTGCTGCCGGATCGTATAATGTGGAGGAACTAATTCCCAGACGAAAATATGTCGCCACACATATCAATGCGGCGAAAAGAGAGAGATACCTGAAGTCAGTTTTTGAAATTGAGCTGTCGCCCGAAGGGGATTTCTTCAGCTGTGAGTGTGGGTTATTTGAACACATGGGGATGGTCTGCTGTCACATTATaaag GTAATGTCTGAGCTAAGGCTAAGCGAGATACCTAAGAGGCACATAATGAAGAGGTGGACTGTGGAAGCTAGAGATATTCTACCTGATCATTTGCGGCACTACCAGAAGGACGTCGGCCTTCACGAAACACATACATTCAGGCATTCTAAAATGTACATTGCAGCTCTGGAGTTAGTCAAGATGGGTGATATGAACGTTTCTGCCTACGATGCTGTGATGACATGTTTGATTGAGGGGAAGCATAAGGTTACCCCACTATGCGGTAACACTGATGGTATGAGTATTGTTGAGAAAGAAGCTAGCATAGCTAGGTCTAATTGCCAGAGCCAACAGAGGGCTGATTCAAATGTACACAGCATTGCAAAATCAAATGGAGTTAGTAGAGGCCGCGATGTCTCGGATGCACAGGCAGAAGCTGAGTTTCGCTCAGCAAATATATCGAGAGACAAGGCCAAACAGGCCATGTCTGAAGGGTCCTGTGTAAATGGAGGCGAACAAAGCTCAGAGTCCTT